The Ananas comosus cultivar F153 linkage group 6, ASM154086v1, whole genome shotgun sequence genome segment GATGTTATATATCGAAACTTGTGCATCCTTCTCACTGCAGAAACAGAATGTGTGGTAATTTTGATGATTATCATTACAAAGGAGAATCGATAATATTGAAGTCAGATTAAGGAGAGAGAAACACTCACTTTCCCAAAACCTTTGTTAGGATCTGAGTGTAATGATCCACCATTTGTGCTTTAGTCACGACTTCAACCCCAGGCTTCTCCATTTGAACAAGCCAGTATTCGTTTCTCCCCGTTGATGGAGAAAATTTAGGAGGACTGCTGTTAGATTCCAACTGGTCAACAAACGAGAGGTTCAAATTGCCATAATCCTTCTTTCCAAGTTCTTCATCTCTATCAGGCTTAACGGATAAAACGCCAGGCATACCTAGAGtgagaaagaaaatgtaaatAACAAGTgtaaacaaaaatcaaattatgCTCAAATCTTAATTTACACTCATTTGCTTGTTATCCTAAACTACAGAAAAATGATCCACAACttgatgtgtttttaagttgaaACTTGCTACCTCACTTGTTGCTGCGTTGTAAACCTGAAATGACCAAACACTACTATGTTCGAGCTAGTGACAATTACTTAACCATACATAACATATGAATAAAAGAGTGGAATGCCTCTCCGAACTGTATCATTTGACTCCATCCATCAACTTAGAACCAATAGAATGAAAATACTTCAAAGATGTATGAAATTGCAAACTCACGGGCGAGCTCTTGCGACGACGCTTCATCAATTTCGCAGCAAAAACCATAATTTGTTTGCCACGACGCATCATATATACACATCTGGGCCTCCTTTTCACTGTTCATAACACCGAAACCAGTAAGAAGAGCCCAAAACGTACGCAGCAGTACGGAAACACCGGAAAAACCCGTACCttcccaaaaccctagctagGGTTTCGACGTAGTAATCGACGACTTCCGCTCTCGACGATCCACCAGCAGGGGGTTTCTCCATCACCACCACCCACTTTGTACTCGCGGGgccagaggaggagggaggaggcgaAGCCGCGCCGGCCCCGgccgacgacggcgacggccacggcgccgcggcggcgcgcgCAGAGGCGGCTACAAGGCGGGGGAAGGAGCGGCGAGTGGGTTTGGGGAAGGGGGCGGCGGGTCCGGCACCGGAGAGATGGTGGTTTTCCGGCGAGCGGCGGAGGATGGCTTGAGGGTGGGAGATGGCTAGGGTTTCGGCGACGGAGAGGAGGAGAACGTCCATGGCGACcatcgcctccgcctccgccgccgccgagaaCGGAGGAAGTGAGAGCAACTCCTAATTCAAATGCTCTTCCCACCACCACATGGTTACGGGATTTATCATTTTTTAGCTCGTAATATAATAATAGTGTCAGTGTATCACTCTCGTCCGTTGATATTTTGGCCCATTTAaagtaaattgaaaaattgaaaaaaaatttaaataaaataaaaataaaagttgaaatttagtTAGATTCAAGTTGAGCCTGGGTTAGTATGGGACTTTAGAGCCGGGTCAGGTACTCAGGTCAATGTACAAAAAAGGGGCTACAATGGGCTGTTTGGGCCGGGCCTCTTTTTTGTTGTGGTGCCCCGATGACTTTTTCAAAGCTTAATTTGTCAGAATAGCTTTATGCTAATTTTATAAGTCAagtctccttttttttattttctttctctgaCAAGGTATGTTGTGagattaaagtaaaaaaacaaaCCTTAATCAATGAGTTCCCGCGGTATTTAGAATAGTGGATACTGGATAGGTATTCTCTGACcttacatatattgtataataatCACTTAgccttaaaaaatattaagagaCCTTTTGattaaagaaataataataaataaaaaatatagttaaaaataagtgcagttaaaaatatagtagttgTGAACTTGTGATTGTACCTATCTCAagctataaatattttattaattagaactaggctggaatactattaatagcaccaatggcttggtgctattaagttttctgctcttaagttaaaagatgtgcggttttGATGATATGGGCcacctagggttgagtgggtggttaattgaatagtataatcgaatagataaaaataataaaataggtGGATCTGAAACTTGATAGTATCAAatacttcgtgctatcgatagtatcacagCCGGACTCattagaactaggctggaatactattaatagcaccaatgactttgtgctattaagttttctactcttagattaaaagatgtgcagtTTGGAtgttgaaattataaattttgtaatatatatatgagtccagttacggtgcttgtaaaagcaccaagcacttggtgcttgtaagttttttaccgttagatctacttctcggataattttcaaccattagattatactattcaatcaaccacccactaaaccctagggggcccatatcattctaaccgcatatctcttaatccaatggctttttaatctacaagcaccaatatctctcaattctatatatatatatatatatatataagagagagagagagagagagagagagagagagagagtaggtctcccatgttttcgaaagtacggaggcttccgtgcttgtaaattgttttcgatgataggacatccgattcgacgatcggctccgttaggcataatctatcctattggaactatttagaaaccaaattttataatttttcgacttcatttaccaagtgatcaaag includes the following:
- the LOC109712035 gene encoding uncharacterized protein LOC109712035 isoform X1, yielding MVAMDVLLLSVAETLAISHPQAILRRSPENHHLSGAGPAAPFPKPTRRSFPRLVAASARAAAAPWPSPSSAGAGAASPPPSSSGPASTKWVVVMEKPPAGGSSRAEVVDYYVETLARVLGSEKEAQMCIYDASWQTNYGFCCEIDEASSQELARMPGVLSVKPDRDEELGKKDYGNLNLSFVDQLESNSSPPKFSPSTGRNEYWLVQMEKPGVEVVTKAQMVDHYTQILTKVLGNEKDAQVSIYNISWEKDFGFCCHVDKECARELADVPGVLSVRPDNNFGSDNKDYRRPSDHGNSPKTSETNQLPDVKTKRLFVTGLSFYTSEKTLRAAFEGFGELIEVKIIMDKISKRSKGYAFIEYTTEEAAGAALREMNGKIINGWMIVVDVARTNPPKYSRGRPRPSSPSASSY
- the LOC109712035 gene encoding uncharacterized protein LOC109712035 isoform X2, producing MVAMDVLLLSVAETLAISHPQAILRRSPENHHLSGAGPAAPFPKPTRRSFPRLVAASARAAAAPWPSPSSAGAGAASPPPSSSGPASTKWVVVMEKPPAGGSSRAEVVDYYVETLARVLGSEKEAQMCIYDASWQTNYGFCCEIDEASSQELARMPGVLSVKPDRDEELGKKDYGNLNLSFVDQLESNSSPPKFSPSTGRNEYWLVQMEKPGVEVVTKAQMVDHYTQILTKVLGNEKDAQVSIYNISWEKDFGFCCHVDKECARELADHGNSPKTSETNQLPDVKTKRLFVTGLSFYTSEKTLRAAFEGFGELIEVKIIMDKISKRSKGYAFIEYTTEEAAGAALREMNGKIINGWMIVVDVARTNPPKYSRGRPRPSSPSASSY